A genomic segment from Kyrpidia tusciae DSM 2912 encodes:
- a CDS encoding DUF5665 domain-containing protein codes for MRIRVGVAGTGRGREGDHRFGMGHRGEIPPEGRGERSGAVGSPPGGGPKVPQSGKGVGTGSPDPISRRPLGADATGSRGDGDGNEGRGGSGGPEREAEATRRVAETAARIEEPLRTLAAYLERGNFAEYVYMVTRPSRLIWINLISGLSRGVGIGVGFTLIAALLVYLLQALAVYNLPVIGGFIAELVKIVQAQLHTPRVP; via the coding sequence ATGCGCATTCGAGTGGGTGTCGCCGGAACTGGACGGGGGCGGGAGGGGGATCACCGGTTCGGCATGGGCCATCGGGGAGAAATCCCGCCGGAGGGTCGCGGGGAGCGGAGTGGCGCCGTCGGCTCCCCTCCCGGGGGCGGGCCGAAAGTTCCGCAGTCTGGGAAAGGTGTCGGCACCGGGTCTCCTGATCCGATTTCCCGTCGCCCCCTCGGTGCGGACGCTACGGGCAGCCGCGGGGATGGCGATGGGAACGAAGGCCGGGGCGGATCCGGGGGGCCTGAGCGGGAAGCGGAAGCGACCCGAAGGGTGGCCGAAACCGCCGCCAGGATTGAGGAACCTCTTCGGACATTGGCGGCCTATCTGGAGAGAGGGAATTTTGCCGAATATGTGTATATGGTGACCAGGCCCTCCCGCCTGATCTGGATCAATCTGATCAGCGGCCTGTCCCGGGGCGTGGGCATCGGGGTGGGGTTTACCCTGATTGCCGCGCTCCTTGTCTATCTCCTGCAGGCCCTGGCGGTGTACAACCTCCCGGTGATCGGGGGGTTTATCGCGGAACTCGTCAAAATCGTCCAGGCTCAGTTGCACACGCCCCGGGTGCCCTGA
- a CDS encoding multidrug efflux MFS transporter, which translates to MILWKRNLLIAWIGSFATTAGMSLVIPFLPLYIQQLGVQSTAEVEQWAGIAFGSTFLTSAIVSPIWGRLADRRGRKLMLLRASLGMAIVMTAMGFVTSVYQLVGLRLLMGAVSGYIAAAITLIATQTPKEHSGWALGTLSTGTVGGNLMGPLIGGYLAEAIGLRHVFFVTGGFMMLAFLITLIFAKEHFAPPKPAPRAKGGFWAQIPNRRTLWALFLTTFMLQLANMSIEPIVTVYVTQLAGNTEHIALISGAVVAAAGFANAMTASWLGKISDRLGPHRILFAALLVGALVFIPQAYVRTPWELLGLRLLLGVCMAGMLPSINSLIKRNVPEAMAGRVFGYNQSAQYLGNIGGPLLGSQTAAHFGFHYVFFSTSFLLLVNALWLRYTEKHAGLVPGSRHRHRLNTG; encoded by the coding sequence ATGATATTGTGGAAACGAAATCTTCTCATCGCATGGATCGGGTCCTTCGCCACCACTGCCGGGATGAGTTTGGTGATCCCGTTTCTTCCGCTGTACATTCAACAACTGGGCGTCCAAAGCACGGCGGAAGTGGAACAGTGGGCGGGCATCGCCTTCGGCTCGACCTTCCTCACATCAGCCATCGTCTCGCCAATCTGGGGACGCCTCGCCGACCGCCGAGGGAGGAAACTGATGCTTCTGCGGGCGAGCTTGGGGATGGCCATCGTGATGACGGCGATGGGATTCGTGACCAGTGTCTACCAACTGGTGGGCCTGCGGCTGCTGATGGGGGCGGTGTCGGGGTACATCGCCGCGGCCATCACCTTGATCGCCACCCAGACGCCGAAGGAACACTCCGGATGGGCCCTGGGAACCCTGTCCACGGGCACCGTGGGCGGCAACCTCATGGGGCCGCTCATCGGGGGGTATCTCGCCGAAGCGATCGGGCTTCGGCACGTCTTTTTTGTGACCGGCGGCTTCATGATGCTCGCCTTTCTCATCACCCTCATCTTTGCCAAAGAACACTTTGCGCCGCCGAAACCGGCACCGCGGGCCAAAGGAGGATTCTGGGCCCAGATCCCCAATCGGCGGACCCTGTGGGCTCTGTTTCTGACGACCTTCATGTTGCAGTTGGCCAACATGTCCATCGAGCCCATCGTCACCGTCTACGTGACGCAACTGGCGGGGAACACCGAACACATCGCCCTCATCTCCGGCGCCGTGGTCGCGGCGGCCGGGTTCGCCAACGCCATGACCGCCTCGTGGCTCGGCAAAATCTCCGACCGGTTGGGCCCGCACCGAATTCTGTTCGCGGCTCTTCTGGTCGGTGCCCTGGTGTTTATTCCCCAGGCCTACGTCCGCACGCCCTGGGAGCTCCTCGGTTTACGGTTGCTCCTCGGGGTGTGTATGGCGGGAATGTTACCCTCGATCAACTCCCTGATCAAACGCAACGTCCCCGAGGCCATGGCCGGGCGAGTTTTCGGATACAACCAATCCGCCCAATATCTGGGGAACATCGGGGGGCCACTGCTCGGCAGCCAGACCGCCGCCCATTTCGGGTTCCACTATGTGTTCTTTTCCACCAGCTTTTTGCTCCTCGTCAACGCCCTGTGGCTTCGATACACGGAAAAACACGCGGGGTTGGTGCCCGGTTCTCGTCACCGGCACCGCCTTAACACCGGCTGA
- a CDS encoding TraR/DksA C4-type zinc finger protein, which translates to METEALRRRLVQEAAELSERLGRNGGFGLDRPMNDSVGELSGYDNHPADLGTDMFERGKDMALREAGFRRLDQVQEALARINRGTYGVCERCGRPIGEARLEADPAAGLCMGCQQREDDREGDDNRPVEEAFLSPGFGRTFMDQTGYDGQDAWQDVAVYGTSSDVVRTFSPRSDDDDDEG; encoded by the coding sequence GTGGAAACGGAGGCGCTGCGCCGGCGGCTGGTGCAAGAGGCGGCGGAGTTATCCGAGAGGCTGGGACGAAATGGCGGGTTCGGCCTCGACCGGCCGATGAACGATTCGGTGGGGGAGCTCTCGGGCTACGACAATCATCCGGCCGATCTGGGCACCGACATGTTCGAACGGGGCAAAGACATGGCGCTTCGGGAAGCGGGATTCCGCAGGCTCGATCAGGTTCAAGAGGCGCTGGCGAGGATCAACCGGGGGACTTACGGGGTGTGCGAGCGGTGCGGCCGCCCCATCGGGGAAGCCCGGTTGGAGGCCGATCCGGCGGCGGGTTTGTGCATGGGTTGCCAGCAACGTGAGGACGACCGGGAAGGGGATGACAACCGGCCGGTGGAAGAGGCCTTTCTCTCTCCGGGGTTTGGGCGGACGTTCATGGACCAGACGGGGTACGATGGGCAGGATGCTTGGCAGGACGTGGCCGTTTATGGCACGTCCAGCGATGTGGTGAGAACCTTTAGCCCCCGGTCGGACGATGATGACGACGAGGGGTGA
- the lspA gene encoding signal peptidase II: MFYVGALLVWLVDWLTKYWVSHSMELGQTIPVWPGVFHITYHENAGAAFSMLQNQRWLFVAVTLVVIAGILSAKRRTRRRSTRIALALLLGGAVGNLWDRLVIGRVIDFLDVRIIHFPIFNVADSCITIAVAWMVVDALLAGRTVHKEKES; encoded by the coding sequence ATGTTTTATGTCGGGGCTCTTCTGGTCTGGCTGGTGGACTGGTTGACGAAGTACTGGGTGAGTCACAGTATGGAGCTGGGACAGACAATCCCGGTGTGGCCCGGCGTGTTTCATATTACTTATCATGAAAATGCCGGGGCGGCTTTCAGCATGCTACAGAATCAGCGCTGGTTGTTCGTGGCGGTTACTCTGGTGGTCATCGCCGGGATTCTGTCGGCCAAACGGCGGACCCGGCGCCGTTCCACCCGGATTGCTTTGGCGTTGTTGCTCGGGGGCGCGGTGGGGAATCTCTGGGACCGGCTGGTCATCGGGCGGGTTATCGATTTTCTCGATGTGCGGATCATTCATTTTCCCATCTTTAATGTGGCGGACAGCTGTATCACCATCGCCGTAGCGTGGATGGTGGTGGATGCCCTTTTGGCCGGTCGCACTGTGCACAAGGAGAAGGAATCGTGA
- a CDS encoding RluA family pseudouridine synthase: MKEEAQDRDTLWFVVDPEEAGERLDRFLAERLADTSRSQIQGWIDEGRVRVGERPVKASHRVRPGEDVLVEPPEPEPLELVPEPIPLKIVFEDEDVVVVDKPRGLVVHPAPGHSRGTLVHGLLAHCGRLSRLGGSLRPGIVHRIDRDTSGLLVAAKTDLAYMGLAKQFHDHTVDREYLALVHGVVPHDHGTVDAPVGRHPHLRQQMAVVRGGRPAVTHFIVIERFARATLLRLRLETGRTHQIRVHMEFIGFPVIGDPKYGPRRSLGMKGQALHAAVLGFDHPRTGERVRFESPLPEDMRDLIAELRG; this comes from the coding sequence GTGAAGGAAGAGGCTCAGGACCGAGATACCCTCTGGTTTGTGGTGGACCCGGAGGAGGCCGGGGAACGATTGGATCGGTTCCTGGCTGAGCGGTTGGCGGATACGTCCCGGTCGCAGATTCAGGGATGGATTGACGAGGGGCGGGTGCGGGTCGGGGAGCGGCCGGTGAAGGCCAGCCACCGGGTGCGCCCGGGGGAAGACGTGCTGGTAGAGCCGCCGGAGCCCGAACCCTTGGAGCTTGTGCCCGAGCCCATACCTTTGAAGATCGTATTCGAGGACGAAGATGTGGTGGTGGTGGACAAACCCCGGGGGTTGGTGGTTCACCCGGCTCCGGGCCACTCCCGGGGCACGCTGGTTCACGGGCTTCTCGCCCACTGTGGGCGACTGTCGCGTTTGGGCGGGTCTTTGCGGCCGGGGATCGTGCACCGAATCGACCGGGACACGTCGGGCCTTTTGGTGGCGGCGAAAACGGACCTCGCCTATATGGGCTTGGCCAAGCAGTTTCACGACCACACTGTGGATCGGGAGTATCTCGCCTTGGTCCACGGGGTGGTTCCCCACGATCACGGAACGGTGGACGCCCCGGTGGGGCGCCATCCTCATCTTCGGCAGCAGATGGCGGTGGTGAGGGGCGGCCGGCCGGCGGTGACCCATTTTATCGTGATCGAGCGCTTTGCCCGGGCGACGCTGCTGCGGCTGCGCCTGGAGACCGGACGGACGCATCAAATCCGGGTGCACATGGAGTTCATCGGCTTTCCGGTGATCGGAGATCCGAAATACGGTCCCCGGCGTTCCCTGGGGATGAAGGGGCAGGCGCTTCACGCCGCTGTGCTCGGCTTTGATCACCCCCGCACCGGGGAGCGGGTGCGCTTCGAGTCGCCGTTGCCCGAAGATATGCGGGATCTCATCGCTGAACTCAGGGGTTGA
- the pyrR gene encoding bifunctional pyr operon transcriptional regulator/uracil phosphoribosyltransferase PyrR, with protein sequence MAVAEKAVILDAQAVRRALVRIAHEIVERNKGTEDVVLVGIRTRGVHLAQRLSAMIASFEEGTVPVGSLDVTHYRDDRARSGEARREPRIQSADIPVSVTGRRVVLVDDVLYTGRTVRAAMDALIDVGRPRSIQLAVLIDRGHRELPIRPDYVGKNVPTSREETVAVRLQEVDGVDRVVIEGAGGGSSRPPGS encoded by the coding sequence GTGGCGGTGGCGGAGAAGGCGGTTATTCTCGATGCCCAGGCGGTGCGCCGGGCGCTGGTGCGGATCGCCCACGAAATTGTGGAACGAAATAAAGGCACCGAGGATGTGGTCTTGGTGGGGATCCGGACCCGGGGGGTTCACCTCGCCCAGCGGCTGAGCGCCATGATCGCTTCGTTTGAAGAAGGGACGGTGCCGGTGGGCTCTCTGGATGTGACCCACTATCGGGATGATCGGGCACGCTCGGGGGAGGCTCGCCGGGAACCCCGGATCCAAAGCGCCGACATTCCCGTCTCGGTGACGGGCCGCCGGGTGGTGCTGGTGGATGATGTGTTGTACACCGGCCGCACCGTCCGGGCCGCCATGGATGCCCTGATCGATGTGGGTCGCCCGCGATCAATTCAGCTGGCGGTGCTCATCGACCGCGGCCACCGGGAGTTGCCGATTCGGCCGGATTATGTTGGCAAGAACGTCCCCACGTCCCGGGAGGAGACCGTGGCGGTGAGGCTTCAGGAGGTGGACGGAGTCGACCGCGTGGTCATCGAGGGGGCGGGGGGCGGATCGAGCCGGCCGCCCGGCTCGTAG
- the pyrB gene encoding aspartate carbamoyltransferase, with protein sequence MRHVLGAKQFTRPEVEALFETSRTFEEKVKGGQVLDRLRGRIMATVFFEPSTRTRLSFEAAMLRLGGQVISTENAAQFSSAIKGETLEDSIRVIGAYADVIVLRHHEEGAAARAAAVSSVPVINAGDGPGEHPTQALLDLYAIYREKGRVDGLRVAMVGDLAYGRTVHSLAYLLSLFRDIHIDFVSPPETPVPDRVLAYLAERGISWSRETDLARVAAQADVLYQTRIQKERFPSMEMYERAYGRYVLDPSLLGRMRADAVILHPLPRAGEIDPAVDADPRAAYFRQAAGGLYVRMALLCQCLEDAGQAYPEGSEALSVPAMGTISIAEGEGTAKAQVKGGTPA encoded by the coding sequence ATGAGGCACGTGTTGGGAGCCAAACAATTTACCCGGCCTGAAGTCGAGGCGTTGTTTGAAACCTCCCGGACCTTCGAAGAGAAGGTGAAGGGCGGGCAGGTGTTGGACCGCCTTCGGGGGCGAATCATGGCGACGGTGTTTTTTGAGCCGAGCACCCGGACTCGATTGTCTTTTGAAGCGGCGATGCTGCGGTTGGGCGGTCAGGTGATCAGCACCGAGAACGCCGCGCAGTTCTCCTCGGCCATCAAGGGGGAAACCCTGGAAGACTCCATTCGCGTGATCGGCGCCTACGCCGATGTGATCGTGCTGCGCCACCACGAGGAGGGGGCGGCGGCCCGGGCGGCGGCCGTCTCCTCGGTTCCGGTGATTAATGCCGGGGACGGGCCGGGGGAGCACCCCACCCAGGCGCTCTTGGATCTGTACGCGATTTACCGGGAAAAGGGCCGGGTGGACGGGCTGCGGGTGGCGATGGTGGGGGATTTGGCCTATGGCCGGACGGTGCATTCCCTGGCCTACCTGTTGTCCCTCTTCCGGGACATTCATATCGATTTTGTCTCACCGCCGGAGACGCCGGTGCCGGATCGCGTGCTGGCGTATCTCGCTGAGCGGGGCATCTCCTGGTCCAGGGAGACGGATCTGGCCCGGGTGGCGGCCCAAGCGGACGTCCTGTACCAGACCCGGATTCAGAAGGAGCGGTTTCCTTCTATGGAAATGTATGAACGGGCCTATGGCCGGTATGTGTTGGATCCGTCGCTGCTCGGTCGGATGAGGGCGGATGCGGTGATCCTGCATCCCTTGCCCCGGGCGGGGGAGATTGATCCGGCCGTGGATGCGGATCCCCGGGCGGCGTATTTTCGCCAGGCCGCAGGGGGGCTGTACGTGCGCATGGCCCTGTTGTGCCAGTGTCTCGAAGACGCGGGGCAAGCGTACCCGGAGGGGTCGGAGGCGCTGTCGGTCCCAGCCATGGGGACCATCAGCATCGCCGAAGGAGAAGGGACGGCAAAGGCACAGGTCAAGGGGGGAACGCCGGCGTGA
- the carA gene encoding glutamine-hydrolyzing carbamoyl-phosphate synthase small subunit produces MKHGERRAYLLLEDGTAFEGKGFGAAAVSVGEVVFTTGMTGYQETLTDPSYYRQIVTFTYPLVGNYGLAPGVDQSWQVRAFGVVVREAAPTPSHRRSVETLDEYLRRHGVPGIEGIDTRSLVRHIRREGTMKGALVSTGPGEGLPDKAALWAHLEQPIPRDHVAQVTARAPYRMPGQGKRVVLVDYGLKHGMLESLRHRNCDIYVVPAWTPASEILALRPQGVVLSNGPGDPQDIPEAAETVRELLGRVPLFGICLGHQVFALACGGRTEKMSFGHRGCNHPVKDLTTGRVMITSQNHGYVVSREGLPEDLEVTHLNQNDGTVEGLRHRHLPAFSVQFHPEARPGPDDAAELFDRFLEEIDNAEAGVEEGRVYA; encoded by the coding sequence GTGAAGCACGGAGAGCGAAGGGCGTATCTACTGCTCGAAGATGGGACGGCCTTTGAAGGGAAAGGCTTTGGAGCTGCGGCCGTCTCGGTGGGCGAGGTGGTGTTCACCACGGGCATGACGGGCTATCAGGAGACGTTGACAGATCCTTCTTATTACAGACAGATTGTGACCTTTACCTACCCCCTGGTCGGGAACTATGGCCTGGCGCCGGGGGTCGATCAGTCCTGGCAAGTCCGGGCTTTCGGGGTGGTGGTCCGGGAGGCGGCGCCCACTCCGAGCCACCGGCGATCGGTGGAGACGTTGGACGAATACCTGCGGCGGCACGGGGTCCCAGGGATTGAGGGAATCGACACCCGGAGCCTCGTCCGGCACATCCGGCGCGAAGGGACAATGAAAGGAGCACTCGTGTCCACGGGGCCCGGGGAGGGGTTGCCGGATAAAGCGGCGCTCTGGGCGCACCTGGAGCAGCCGATCCCCCGGGATCACGTGGCCCAGGTGACCGCCCGGGCCCCGTATCGGATGCCCGGACAGGGCAAGAGGGTGGTCTTGGTGGACTATGGGCTGAAACACGGCATGTTGGAATCCCTCCGGCACCGGAACTGCGACATTTATGTCGTTCCGGCCTGGACACCCGCTTCGGAGATCCTCGCCCTCCGGCCCCAAGGGGTGGTCCTCTCCAACGGTCCGGGAGATCCCCAGGATATTCCCGAGGCGGCGGAAACGGTACGGGAACTTCTCGGGCGGGTGCCGCTCTTTGGGATTTGTCTCGGCCATCAAGTTTTTGCCCTGGCCTGCGGCGGGAGGACTGAGAAAATGTCCTTCGGCCACCGGGGCTGCAATCATCCGGTGAAAGATCTGACCACAGGGCGAGTGATGATCACCTCCCAGAATCACGGTTACGTCGTCTCCCGGGAGGGACTTCCAGAGGATTTGGAGGTTACCCATCTGAACCAAAATGACGGAACGGTGGAAGGGTTGCGCCACCGGCACCTCCCGGCCTTTTCCGTTCAATTTCATCCCGAGGCCCGTCCGGGGCCCGACGATGCGGCGGAGCTGTTCGACCGGTTTCTGGAAGAGATCGACAACGCGGAGGCCGGGGTGGAGGAGGGGCGAGTTTATGCCTAA
- the carB gene encoding carbamoyl-phosphate synthase large subunit: protein MPKRNDIHKILVIGSGPIVIGQAAEFDYAGTQACRALKEEGYEVVLVNSNPATIMTDPHMADRVYIEPLTPETVEAVARRERPDGLLATLGGQTGLNLAVELARRGVLEELCIELLGTPLHAIERAEDREQFRKLMAEIGEPVPESAIVTEVEEALQFADRIGYPVIVRPAYTLGGTGGGLAAGPEELAEVAALGLEASPIRQILVERSVAGFKEIEYEVMRDGRDTCIVVCNMENVDPVGIHTGDSIVVAPSQTLSDQDYQLLRSASLRIIRALGIEGGCNVQFALDPASDRYYVIEVNPRVSRSSALASKATGYPIARVAARIAVGYFLDEIVNPVTGRTYASFEPALDYVVTKIPRWPFDKFSTANRRLGTQMKSTGEVMAIGRTFEASLLKAIRSLEIGVDALDLPGSGELGDEDLRRRLAEADDERIFLVAESMRRGWEDDEIHRLTGIDLFFLDKIRNIVAMEAELAERLTEDRLRQAKVLGLPDTAIARLAGVPLSNVEGWRRDLHLYPSYKIVDTCAAEFEAETPYYYSSWEREDEAPGATGRAVVVLGSGPIRIGQGIEFDYCSVHAVWALQKAGYEAVIVNNNPETVSTDFNTADRLYFEPLHVEDVMHVIRRENPVGVLVQFGGQTAINLAAALAERGVRILGTDLEQIDRAEDREKFDELLADLGLSRPRGRTAWSLEEARRAAQDLGYPLLVRPSYVLGGRAMQIVDQPEELEGYLREAFEAGPDRPVWIDRYIQGTEVEVDAVCDGEDVLIPGIMEHIERAGVHSGDSIAVYPAKSLSPVMKARIVDATERIARALEVKGLINIQFVIRNDELYVLEVNPRSSRTVPFLSKVTGVPMVEAAVRSILGESLRAQGHRPGLVPERQETAVKVPVFSFAKLRRVDVTLGPEMKSTGEVMGRDVSFARALYKGLAGAGIRVPMGGRVVATVADKDKEEAWPILRRLSELGFTLIATKGTADFLERRGVAVTRVRKVEEGSPSILDVVRDGADLVINTMTRGREPRRDGFRIRREAVERGIPCLTSLDTARALVEVLESLRVAVEPLPSGSGEGMVGPGPRAGTAGAGDEAEAEAGQVPVTGGAPEAADVTGTFRDRG, encoded by the coding sequence ATGCCTAAACGAAATGATATTCACAAAATCCTCGTCATCGGCTCGGGCCCGATCGTGATTGGGCAGGCGGCGGAGTTCGACTATGCCGGCACCCAGGCCTGCCGGGCGCTTAAAGAAGAAGGCTACGAAGTGGTGTTGGTCAACAGCAATCCCGCCACCATCATGACCGATCCCCATATGGCGGATCGGGTTTACATCGAGCCCCTCACTCCGGAAACGGTGGAGGCGGTGGCCCGGCGGGAGAGGCCTGATGGACTTCTCGCCACCTTGGGGGGGCAGACCGGGCTGAATTTGGCCGTGGAGTTGGCCCGGAGAGGGGTGCTGGAGGAGCTTTGCATCGAGCTTTTGGGGACGCCCCTGCACGCCATCGAGCGGGCGGAGGACCGGGAGCAATTCCGAAAGCTGATGGCAGAGATCGGCGAACCCGTGCCCGAGAGCGCCATTGTCACCGAGGTGGAAGAAGCGCTTCAGTTTGCAGACCGGATCGGTTATCCGGTGATCGTGCGCCCGGCCTACACCCTGGGGGGGACCGGGGGTGGCCTGGCGGCCGGCCCGGAGGAGCTGGCCGAGGTGGCCGCCCTGGGGCTGGAGGCGAGCCCGATCCGGCAGATTCTGGTCGAACGGAGCGTGGCCGGGTTCAAGGAGATCGAATACGAAGTGATGCGGGACGGCCGGGATACGTGCATCGTGGTGTGCAATATGGAGAACGTGGATCCGGTGGGGATCCACACCGGGGACAGCATCGTCGTCGCCCCGAGCCAGACGCTCTCCGACCAGGACTATCAACTGCTGCGCAGCGCCTCGTTGCGGATTATCCGGGCCTTGGGGATCGAGGGCGGCTGCAACGTGCAATTCGCCTTGGATCCGGCGAGCGACCGGTACTATGTCATCGAGGTCAACCCCAGGGTCAGCCGGTCCAGCGCCCTGGCCTCGAAAGCCACCGGCTACCCCATCGCCCGGGTGGCCGCCCGCATCGCGGTGGGGTATTTTCTCGACGAAATCGTCAATCCGGTCACCGGCCGCACCTACGCCTCCTTTGAGCCGGCCCTGGATTATGTGGTCACGAAAATCCCCCGCTGGCCATTTGACAAATTCAGCACGGCCAACCGGCGGTTGGGCACTCAGATGAAATCCACCGGTGAGGTGATGGCCATCGGGCGCACCTTTGAGGCCTCGCTTCTCAAAGCCATCCGTTCCCTGGAGATCGGCGTGGACGCTCTGGATCTGCCCGGGAGCGGGGAACTGGGGGACGAAGACCTGCGGAGGCGCCTGGCCGAAGCGGATGATGAGCGAATTTTCCTGGTGGCGGAGTCCATGCGCCGGGGGTGGGAGGACGATGAGATCCACCGGCTCACGGGGATTGACCTGTTCTTCCTCGATAAAATCCGCAACATCGTCGCCATGGAGGCGGAACTCGCCGAGCGGTTGACGGAAGATCGGCTGCGGCAGGCCAAGGTGCTCGGTCTGCCGGACACCGCCATCGCCCGTTTGGCGGGGGTCCCCCTTTCGAACGTGGAGGGGTGGCGGCGGGATCTCCATCTCTATCCATCTTACAAAATCGTCGATACCTGCGCGGCGGAGTTTGAGGCGGAGACGCCCTATTATTACTCTTCCTGGGAAAGGGAGGATGAAGCTCCGGGGGCCACGGGCCGGGCGGTGGTGGTTTTGGGGTCGGGCCCGATCCGCATCGGGCAGGGGATCGAATTCGATTACTGCTCGGTCCACGCGGTGTGGGCGCTGCAAAAAGCGGGGTATGAGGCGGTGATCGTCAACAACAACCCCGAAACGGTATCGACAGATTTTAACACCGCAGACCGGCTGTATTTTGAGCCGCTGCACGTGGAAGACGTGATGCACGTGATCCGCCGGGAAAATCCGGTGGGGGTGCTGGTGCAGTTCGGGGGCCAGACGGCGATCAACCTGGCGGCCGCCCTGGCCGAGCGGGGGGTTCGGATTCTCGGGACGGATCTCGAGCAGATCGACCGGGCCGAGGATCGGGAAAAATTCGACGAGCTGTTGGCCGACCTCGGGCTGTCCCGACCCCGGGGCCGCACCGCCTGGAGCCTGGAGGAGGCCCGCCGGGCGGCGCAGGATCTCGGTTATCCGCTGTTGGTTCGCCCCTCCTACGTGCTGGGCGGGCGGGCGATGCAGATCGTGGACCAGCCCGAGGAGCTGGAGGGGTATCTCCGGGAGGCCTTTGAGGCGGGTCCGGACCGCCCGGTGTGGATCGACCGCTACATCCAGGGCACCGAGGTGGAGGTGGACGCCGTCTGCGACGGGGAGGATGTCCTGATCCCCGGCATTATGGAACATATCGAACGGGCCGGGGTTCACTCCGGGGACTCCATCGCCGTCTATCCGGCCAAATCCCTCTCTCCGGTGATGAAGGCGCGGATTGTGGACGCCACCGAGCGCATCGCCCGGGCCCTGGAGGTCAAAGGGCTGATCAACATCCAGTTCGTCATCCGAAATGACGAATTGTACGTGCTGGAGGTCAACCCCCGCTCTTCCCGGACGGTGCCCTTTTTGAGCAAGGTGACCGGCGTCCCCATGGTGGAGGCGGCGGTGCGATCCATCCTGGGCGAGTCTCTCCGCGCCCAGGGCCATCGCCCGGGACTCGTGCCCGAGCGCCAGGAGACGGCGGTGAAAGTGCCGGTCTTCTCCTTTGCCAAGCTCCGCCGGGTGGACGTGACCCTGGGGCCGGAGATGAAATCCACCGGCGAAGTGATGGGCCGGGATGTCTCCTTTGCCCGGGCGCTGTACAAAGGGTTGGCCGGTGCCGGGATTCGCGTGCCCATGGGCGGCAGGGTCGTGGCCACCGTCGCAGACAAGGACAAGGAAGAGGCGTGGCCGATTCTGCGCCGGCTGTCGGAGCTCGGGTTCACGTTGATTGCGACCAAGGGCACTGCGGACTTCCTGGAGCGCCGGGGGGTGGCGGTGACCCGGGTGCGCAAAGTGGAGGAGGGGTCTCCCAGTATCCTCGACGTGGTGCGGGACGGGGCGGATCTGGTGATCAACACCATGACCCGGGGACGGGAGCCGCGCCGGGACGGATTCCGGATCCGCCGGGAAGCGGTGGAGCGGGGGATTCCCTGTTTAACGTCTCTCGACACGGCCCGGGCATTGGTGGAGGTGCTGGAGTCCTTGCGGGTGGCGGTGGAGCCCCTCCCGTCGGGGTCCGGTGAAGGCATGGTTGGGCCCGGTCCCAGAGCTGGGACGGCGGGAGCCGGAGATGAAGCCGAGGCAGAGGCCGGCCAGGTGCCGGTGACCGGCGGGGCGCCGGAGGCGGCCGACGTGACCGGGACGTTCAGAGACAGGGGGTGA
- a CDS encoding dihydroorotate dehydrogenase electron transfer subunit: protein MAQVVEQERLTRDVFRLWIEMEHDAPWSPGQFFHVRVGEGLDHVLRRPISLSEAVSDRRFALVYRVMGAGTRWLAGRRPGSALDVLGPLGRGFPLHPGDERVLVIGGGVGVPPLIQLAREVRRRGVEVAAVIGFREARDVMLVDELATLGPVHLLTEDGSAGMPGRVTDALGEDFLRGADRFYACGPSPMLQAVQGKLSGHLPGYLSLEERMGCGIGVCMGCVHPIRGGDGSPVYRRVCADGPVFPAEEVAFS, encoded by the coding sequence ATGGCCCAGGTGGTGGAACAGGAGCGCCTGACCCGGGATGTGTTTCGCCTGTGGATCGAAATGGAGCACGATGCTCCCTGGTCTCCGGGGCAGTTTTTTCACGTCCGGGTGGGGGAGGGGCTCGATCACGTCCTTCGGCGACCGATCAGCCTGAGCGAAGCGGTGTCTGATCGGCGATTCGCCCTGGTGTACCGGGTGATGGGGGCGGGAACCCGGTGGCTCGCCGGGCGGCGGCCCGGATCCGCCCTGGACGTCCTGGGGCCGCTGGGGCGGGGCTTTCCCCTTCACCCCGGGGACGAAAGGGTGCTGGTGATCGGCGGCGGGGTTGGGGTCCCTCCTCTGATCCAACTGGCCCGGGAAGTCCGCCGCCGGGGAGTCGAGGTGGCGGCGGTGATCGGCTTTCGGGAAGCCCGGGATGTGATGCTGGTGGATGAGCTGGCCACCCTGGGGCCGGTGCATCTCCTCACCGAGGACGGAAGCGCCGGGATGCCCGGCAGGGTCACCGATGCCCTCGGTGAGGATTTTCTTCGGGGAGCCGATCGATTTTACGCCTGTGGCCCGAGTCCCATGCTTCAGGCGGTGCAAGGGAAGCTGTCGGGTCATCTCCCCGGCTATTTGTCTCTCGAGGAACGGATGGGCTGCGGAATCGGGGTCTGCATGGGCTGCGTCCACCCGATTCGCGGCGGGGACGGGTCCCCGGTGTACCGCCGGGTGTGTGCCGACGGGCCGGTCTTTCCCGCCGAGGAGGTGGCATTTTCGTGA